A genome region from Geodermatophilus bullaregiensis includes the following:
- a CDS encoding alpha/beta hydrolase, producing the protein MAGTGAPRPRRRALRSVLRAALVVAVVFAVLVGLLWSVQRRLVYLPGGGPLPAAADAVPGGRDVRLATADGLTLGAWFVPGPAADAPAVLVANGNGGHRGLRAPLARALSSAGLAVLLFDYRGYGGNPGSPSEAGLALDVRAARSWLLEEAAVPEERLLYLGESLGCAVVTELAVEHPPAGLLLRSPFVDLAAVGREHYPFLPVRALLRDRYPVAEQVARVRAPTTVVYGGADTIVPPAQSRRVADAAAQLHRRVEVPGADHNDAVLLDGEALVDAVVELAALAGGR; encoded by the coding sequence ATGGCCGGCACCGGCGCTCCCCGTCCGCGACGGCGGGCCCTGCGCTCGGTGCTCCGCGCGGCGCTGGTCGTCGCGGTCGTGTTCGCTGTCCTGGTGGGTCTGCTGTGGAGCGTGCAGCGGCGCCTGGTCTACCTCCCGGGCGGCGGTCCCCTGCCCGCGGCTGCCGACGCCGTCCCCGGCGGCCGGGACGTCCGGCTGGCCACCGCCGACGGCCTCACGCTGGGCGCCTGGTTCGTCCCCGGCCCGGCCGCCGACGCGCCCGCCGTCCTCGTGGCGAACGGCAACGGCGGGCACCGGGGCCTGCGCGCGCCGCTGGCGCGGGCGCTGTCGTCGGCCGGGCTGGCGGTGCTGCTGTTCGACTACCGCGGCTACGGGGGCAACCCCGGCAGCCCCAGCGAGGCGGGGCTCGCCCTCGACGTCCGGGCCGCGCGCAGCTGGCTGCTGGAGGAGGCCGCCGTCCCCGAGGAGCGGCTCCTGTACCTCGGGGAGAGCCTGGGCTGCGCCGTCGTCACCGAGCTGGCCGTCGAGCACCCGCCGGCCGGGCTGCTGCTGCGGTCCCCCTTCGTCGACCTGGCCGCCGTCGGCCGCGAGCACTACCCGTTCCTGCCGGTCCGGGCGCTGCTGCGCGACCGCTACCCGGTCGCCGAGCAGGTCGCCCGGGTGCGGGCGCCCACGACGGTCGTGTACGGCGGCGCGGACACGATCGTCCCGCCGGCGCAGAGCCGGCGGGTGGCCGACGCCGCCGCGCAGCTGCACCGCCGGGTCGAGGTGCCCGGCGCCGACCACAACGACGCCGTCCTGCTCGACGGCGAGGCCCTGGTGGACGCCGTCGTCGAGCTCGCCGCGCTGGCCGGCGGTCGGTGA
- a CDS encoding carboxymuconolactone decarboxylase family protein, producing the protein MSYGHAVQEELREPSRALRRAIPEVYDGYRRMHAAAYAPGALDEKTKELIALAIAVSKECDGCIASHARGAARTGATPEEVAEALGVTIAMTGGPGTVYGPRAFAAYREFAEAAAPAQDGDPHGSAVS; encoded by the coding sequence ATGAGCTACGGCCACGCGGTACAGGAGGAGCTGCGCGAGCCGTCCCGCGCGCTACGCCGGGCCATCCCGGAGGTCTACGACGGCTACCGCAGGATGCACGCCGCCGCGTACGCGCCCGGTGCGCTGGACGAGAAGACCAAGGAGCTGATCGCCCTGGCGATCGCGGTCAGCAAGGAGTGCGACGGCTGCATCGCGTCGCACGCCCGCGGCGCCGCCCGCACCGGCGCGACACCGGAGGAGGTCGCCGAGGCGCTCGGCGTCACCATCGCCATGACCGGCGGACCGGGCACGGTCTACGGTCCGCGCGCCTTCGCCGCCTACCGGGAGTTCGCGGAGGCGGCCGCACCCGCCCAGGACGGCGACCCGCACGGGTCTGCGGTGAGCTGA
- a CDS encoding antibiotic biosynthesis monooxygenase has translation MYARSTTVRVRPEAVDDVVAFVRDDVMPMVTQLDGCTGLSVLSDPDTGRCIVTSAWETADAMQAGADRVRASRERAAERFGATPEVQEWEIAVLHRAHRAGDGACARVTWARTDPAHLDRVTDAYRESLMPWWEQTPGFCSNSLMVDRRDGRCASAVVFEDREAMAGTRDQFTTLREEFASRMGVEVLEVAEFDLALAHLRVPETV, from the coding sequence ATGTACGCCCGATCCACCACCGTGCGAGTCCGGCCGGAGGCCGTCGACGACGTCGTCGCCTTCGTCCGCGACGACGTCATGCCGATGGTCACCCAGCTCGACGGCTGCACCGGTCTCTCGGTCCTGAGCGACCCGGACACCGGTCGGTGCATCGTCACCAGCGCGTGGGAGACCGCGGACGCGATGCAGGCGGGCGCCGACCGGGTCCGCGCGTCCCGGGAACGCGCGGCCGAGAGGTTCGGTGCCACGCCCGAGGTCCAGGAGTGGGAGATCGCCGTCCTGCACCGGGCGCACCGGGCCGGGGACGGCGCCTGCGCGCGGGTGACCTGGGCCCGGACCGACCCCGCGCACCTGGACCGGGTGACCGACGCCTACCGGGAGAGCCTGATGCCCTGGTGGGAGCAGACACCCGGGTTCTGCAGCAACAGCCTCATGGTCGACCGCCGGGACGGCCGGTGCGCCTCCGCGGTCGTCTTCGAGGACCGCGAGGCGATGGCGGGCACCCGCGACCAGTTCACGACGCTGCGCGAGGAGTTCGCGAGCCGGATGGGGGTGGAGGTCCTCGAGGTCGCCGAGTTCGATCTCGCCCTGGCCCACCTGCGGGTACCCGAGACCGTCTGA
- a CDS encoding RpiB/LacA/LacB family sugar-phosphate isomerase: MRIAVAGDHAGWSLKEEVKELLAGHDVTDFGTGDSTACDLSDFVYPAALAVGDARFDRGVFVDGVGYGSALIANKVPGVYAAVCQDPFCATLARSHSDTNVLCLGAKVIGSGLALETVRAWLTTDFLADVPRYAVRVDKVREIAERHVRRDP; the protein is encoded by the coding sequence ATGCGGATCGCGGTGGCGGGTGACCACGCGGGCTGGTCGCTGAAGGAGGAGGTCAAGGAGCTCCTCGCCGGGCACGACGTCACCGACTTCGGCACCGGGGACAGCACGGCGTGCGATCTGTCGGACTTCGTCTACCCCGCGGCGCTGGCCGTCGGTGACGCCCGGTTCGACCGGGGCGTCTTCGTCGACGGGGTCGGCTACGGCAGCGCGCTGATCGCGAACAAGGTCCCCGGCGTGTACGCGGCGGTGTGCCAGGACCCGTTCTGCGCCACACTCGCCCGCTCGCACTCCGACACGAACGTCCTGTGCCTGGGCGCGAAGGTCATCGGATCGGGTCTCGCTCTCGAGACGGTGCGGGCCTGGCTGACGACCGACTTCCTCGCCGACGTCCCGCGGTACGCCGTGCGCGTGGACAAGGTGCGGGAGATCGCCGAGAGGCACGTCCGGCGAGACCCGTGA
- a CDS encoding DUF2252 domain-containing protein — protein sequence MTGIRAGRRTHTVLASADDRGFSSLRHSAPPRAARYALGRQLRRSAPRSALGDWAPAPDRPDVVDQVARSHEGRLDRLVPVRVGRMIASPYAFLRGAATVHAVDFAALPATGITPVVCGDAHLGNFGFYASPERDLVFDLNDFDEAHPGAWEWDLRRLTTSVWVAGRENGAAETACGEAVERCVEEYRLQVAALAEQPLLARSYEHLDVARLLRTAPGTGLRAEIETSARRARRRTGDRALPRITEEREGARRIVTEPPLLTRPQPAEAEQLAEALDAYLTTLPPHWARVVGGYRLVDIAHKVVGVGSVGLRAWVALCEGSSTDDVLFLQLKQARRSVVAPFVHGESAWHAHQGQRVVEYQQAVQTVSDPLLGWTSVGDVQYYVRQFRDMKGAITVAGIDAGALVSYAGICGYLLAKGHARTSGASMIAGYLGGGTKVRRALSRFARAYADQTERDHADLVRAVQRGVLPAETGI from the coding sequence GTGACCGGGATCCGGGCGGGGCGGCGGACGCACACCGTCCTCGCGTCGGCCGACGACCGCGGCTTCTCCTCGTTGCGGCACAGCGCCCCGCCGCGCGCGGCGCGCTACGCGCTCGGCCGTCAGCTGCGCCGCAGCGCACCACGCTCCGCACTCGGGGACTGGGCTCCCGCACCCGACCGTCCGGACGTCGTCGACCAGGTCGCCCGCTCCCACGAGGGGCGGCTGGACCGGCTGGTCCCCGTGCGCGTCGGGCGGATGATCGCCTCCCCCTACGCCTTCCTGCGGGGAGCGGCCACCGTGCACGCCGTGGACTTCGCCGCGTTGCCGGCCACCGGGATCACGCCGGTCGTGTGCGGCGACGCGCACCTCGGCAACTTCGGGTTCTACGCCTCCCCCGAGCGCGACCTCGTGTTCGACCTCAACGACTTCGACGAGGCGCACCCGGGGGCGTGGGAGTGGGACCTGCGCCGGCTCACCACGAGCGTCTGGGTGGCGGGCCGGGAGAACGGGGCGGCGGAGACCGCGTGCGGTGAGGCGGTGGAGCGGTGCGTCGAGGAGTACCGCCTGCAGGTCGCCGCACTGGCCGAGCAGCCGCTGCTCGCCCGCTCGTACGAGCACCTGGACGTGGCCCGGTTGCTGCGGACGGCGCCCGGAACGGGTCTGCGGGCCGAGATCGAGACGTCGGCCCGGCGGGCCCGCCGGCGCACGGGTGACCGGGCGCTGCCCCGGATCACCGAGGAGCGCGAGGGTGCCCGCCGGATCGTCACCGAACCACCGCTGCTCACCCGACCGCAGCCGGCCGAGGCGGAGCAGCTGGCCGAGGCGCTGGACGCCTACCTGACCACGCTGCCCCCGCACTGGGCCCGGGTGGTGGGGGGCTACCGCCTGGTCGACATCGCCCACAAGGTGGTCGGCGTCGGCTCCGTGGGGCTCCGCGCGTGGGTGGCGCTCTGCGAGGGCAGCAGCACCGACGACGTGCTCTTCCTCCAGCTCAAGCAGGCCCGGCGCTCGGTGGTCGCGCCGTTCGTGCACGGCGAGTCGGCGTGGCACGCCCACCAGGGCCAGCGCGTCGTGGAGTACCAGCAGGCGGTGCAGACGGTGAGCGACCCGCTCCTCGGCTGGACGAGCGTCGGTGACGTCCAGTACTACGTCCGCCAGTTCCGGGACATGAAGGGCGCGATCACCGTGGCCGGCATCGACGCCGGCGCGCTGGTCTCCTACGCGGGCATCTGCGGGTACCTGCTGGCCAAGGGGCACGCCCGGACCAGCGGGGCGTCGATGATCGCGGGCTACCTGGGAGGCGGCACGAAGGTGCGCCGGGCCCTGTCCCGGTTCGCCCGCGCGTACGCCGACCAGACCGAGCGCGACCACGCCGACCTGGTGCGGGCCGTCCAGCGGGGCGTCCTGCCGGCCGAGACCGGCATCTGA
- the glgC gene encoding glucose-1-phosphate adenylyltransferase, with protein sequence MAATRILGIVLAGGAGKRLAPLTEDRAKPAVPFGGLYRLIDFALSNLVNAGILKIAVLTQYKSHSLDRHITTTWRLSNLLGNYVTTVPAQQRLGPRWYTGSADAIFQSLNLINDERPDLVVVFGADHVYRMDPGQMWRQHLDGGAGVTVAGIPVPRREATAFGVIQTADDGRRIEAFLEKPADPPALPGRPDETFASMGNYVFSTEALLDALRTDAADEDSKHDMGGDIVPMLVGQGAAQVHDFTTNQIPGEEPGTERYWRDVGTLDSYFDAHMDLCAETPAFDLYNERWPILTHIPSRPPAKFVHDDGDRVGRAINSIVSNGVIVSGGCVRGSVLSPGVVVHSWASVERSVVLDGTHVGRRAVVRDAIVDKNVRIGEGVEIGVDQEDDRARGLVVSEAGITVVGKGREILE encoded by the coding sequence ATGGCGGCCACGAGGATCCTGGGCATCGTGCTGGCCGGCGGTGCGGGGAAACGGCTCGCGCCGCTGACCGAGGACCGGGCCAAGCCCGCCGTGCCCTTCGGCGGCCTGTACCGGCTGATCGACTTCGCGCTGTCCAACCTCGTCAACGCCGGCATCCTCAAGATCGCCGTGCTCACGCAGTACAAGAGCCACAGCCTCGACCGGCACATCACCACGACGTGGCGACTGTCGAACCTGCTCGGCAACTACGTCACCACGGTGCCGGCCCAGCAGCGCCTCGGCCCGCGCTGGTACACCGGTTCGGCCGACGCGATCTTCCAGTCGCTGAACCTGATCAACGACGAGCGCCCCGACCTCGTCGTCGTCTTCGGCGCCGACCACGTCTACCGCATGGACCCGGGCCAGATGTGGCGCCAGCACCTCGACGGGGGCGCCGGGGTGACGGTCGCGGGCATCCCGGTCCCCCGCCGCGAGGCCACCGCCTTCGGCGTCATCCAGACCGCGGACGACGGACGGCGGATCGAGGCGTTCCTGGAGAAGCCCGCCGACCCGCCCGCGCTGCCCGGCCGCCCCGACGAGACCTTCGCGTCCATGGGCAACTACGTCTTCAGCACCGAGGCGCTGCTCGACGCGCTGCGCACCGACGCCGCCGACGAGGACAGCAAGCACGACATGGGCGGCGACATCGTCCCGATGCTCGTGGGACAGGGCGCGGCGCAGGTCCACGACTTCACGACCAACCAGATCCCCGGGGAGGAGCCCGGCACCGAGCGCTACTGGCGTGACGTCGGCACGCTGGACTCCTACTTCGACGCACACATGGACCTGTGCGCGGAGACCCCGGCGTTCGACCTCTACAACGAGCGCTGGCCGATCCTCACCCACATCCCGTCCCGGCCACCGGCGAAGTTCGTGCACGACGACGGCGACCGGGTCGGCCGGGCGATCAACAGCATCGTGTCCAACGGCGTCATCGTCTCCGGCGGCTGTGTGCGCGGGTCGGTGCTCTCCCCCGGTGTCGTCGTGCACAGCTGGGCGTCCGTCGAGCGGTCGGTGGTCCTGGACGGCACGCACGTCGGCCGCCGGGCCGTGGTCCGCGACGCGATCGTCGACAAGAACGTCCGCATCGGCGAGGGCGTCGAGATCGGCGTCGACCAGGAGGACGACCGCGCCCGCGGCCTCGTCGTCTCGGAGGCCGGCATCACCGTCGTCGGCAAGGGACGGGAGATCCTGGAGTAG
- a CDS encoding ROK family glucokinase encodes MALAIGVDIGGTKVAAGVVDERGVIVATSRRDTPSQDPAKIEEIIGDVVRELQAAHEVEAVGVGAAGFVDAARSTVVFAPNLAWRDEPLRTAVEARCGLPVVVENDANAAAWAEARFGAGRGEGYLVILTLGTGLGGGLVVDGQLYRGRLGIAGEFGHLTVEPGGRRCGCGGRGCWERYASGRALVREAQELASISPAIAGRLLELAGGRPEAITGLAVTQAAQDGDEAALEAFRVVGTWLGHGMASLAAVLDPGVFVLGGGVSAAGELVREPAARTLHERITARAYREVPGVRLAELGPEAGIVGAADLARRR; translated from the coding sequence GTGGCACTCGCGATCGGCGTCGACATCGGGGGAACCAAGGTCGCGGCCGGGGTGGTGGACGAGCGGGGTGTCATCGTCGCCACCTCCCGACGTGACACGCCGTCCCAGGACCCGGCGAAGATCGAGGAGATCATCGGGGACGTCGTGCGGGAGCTGCAGGCCGCGCACGAGGTCGAGGCGGTGGGTGTCGGAGCGGCCGGCTTCGTCGATGCGGCCCGCTCCACCGTGGTCTTCGCCCCCAACCTGGCCTGGCGGGACGAGCCGCTGCGGACCGCCGTCGAGGCGCGGTGCGGCTTGCCCGTCGTCGTGGAGAACGACGCCAACGCGGCAGCCTGGGCGGAGGCCCGGTTCGGTGCCGGGCGGGGTGAGGGCTACCTCGTCATCCTGACCCTCGGCACCGGGTTGGGGGGTGGCCTGGTGGTCGACGGCCAGCTCTACCGGGGACGGCTCGGCATCGCGGGGGAGTTCGGCCACCTCACCGTGGAGCCCGGGGGCCGGCGCTGCGGCTGTGGCGGCCGGGGCTGCTGGGAGCGCTACGCGAGTGGCCGGGCGCTGGTCCGTGAGGCGCAGGAGCTGGCCTCGATCTCACCCGCCATCGCCGGCCGGCTGCTGGAGCTGGCCGGCGGGCGGCCGGAGGCGATCACCGGGCTCGCGGTCACCCAGGCGGCACAGGACGGCGACGAGGCGGCCCTCGAGGCGTTCCGGGTGGTCGGCACCTGGCTCGGACACGGCATGGCCAGCCTCGCCGCCGTCCTCGACCCGGGCGTGTTCGTCCTCGGCGGTGGGGTGTCGGCCGCGGGGGAGCTGGTGCGCGAGCCGGCCGCGCGCACGCTGCACGAGCGGATCACCGCCCGGGCGTACCGGGAGGTGCCGGGCGTCCGGCTCGCCGAGCTCGGTCCGGAGGCGGGCATCGTCGGCGCCGCGGACCTCGCGCGGCGCCGGTGA
- a CDS encoding sugar porter family MFS transporter has translation MRIASVAALGGFLFGYDSAVINGAVAAIEDRFDVAAGPLGFAVASALLGAAAGALTAGKFADRFGRLFTMKVAAVLFFASALVTGFAPNLAILVFGRIVGGIGVGVASVIAPAYIAEVAPARIRGRLGSLQQLAIVSGIFLSLLVDFAFASAAGGSRNEFWFGLEAWRWMFLAMAVPAVVYGVLTLTIPESPRYLIATHRIPEARRILSTLLGERGLDIKIERIRETMERETRPSWADLRAPRSGLLPIVWVGLGLSVFQQFVGINVIFYYSSVLWQAVGFSESGSLVITVITSVVNIATTLIAIASVDRFGRRPLLLIGSVGMAVTLGTLAVVFGTAPLNAEGAPVLSDVTGPIALIAANLFVVAFGMSWGPVVWVLLGEAFPNRIRAAALAFAACMQWVANWLITVSFPSLSDISLSLAYGLYTVFAVLSLIFVLRWVRETKGVELEDMHGDTSAVAADVRRPG, from the coding sequence GTGCGGATCGCGTCCGTGGCGGCGCTGGGTGGTTTCCTCTTCGGCTACGACAGCGCGGTGATCAACGGCGCCGTCGCCGCCATCGAGGACCGGTTCGACGTCGCCGCCGGGCCACTGGGCTTCGCCGTGGCCTCGGCGCTGCTGGGGGCCGCGGCCGGCGCGCTGACGGCCGGGAAGTTCGCCGACCGCTTCGGGCGGCTGTTCACGATGAAGGTCGCCGCCGTCCTGTTCTTCGCCAGCGCGCTGGTCACCGGGTTCGCCCCCAACCTCGCGATCCTGGTCTTCGGCCGGATCGTCGGCGGTATCGGTGTCGGCGTCGCGTCCGTCATCGCCCCGGCCTACATCGCGGAGGTCGCGCCGGCCCGGATCCGCGGTCGCCTGGGGTCGCTGCAGCAGCTCGCCATCGTCAGCGGCATCTTCCTGTCCCTGCTGGTGGACTTCGCCTTCGCCAGCGCCGCGGGCGGATCGCGCAACGAGTTCTGGTTCGGCCTCGAGGCCTGGCGGTGGATGTTCCTCGCCATGGCCGTCCCGGCCGTGGTCTACGGCGTGCTGACCCTGACCATCCCCGAGTCGCCGCGGTACCTCATCGCCACCCACCGGATCCCGGAGGCGCGGCGGATCCTCAGCACCCTGCTGGGGGAGCGGGGCCTCGACATCAAGATCGAGCGGATCCGGGAGACGATGGAGCGGGAGACGCGGCCGTCGTGGGCCGACCTCCGCGCTCCGCGGTCCGGTCTCCTCCCGATCGTCTGGGTGGGCCTGGGTCTGTCGGTCTTCCAGCAGTTCGTCGGGATCAACGTGATCTTCTACTACTCGAGCGTCCTGTGGCAGGCCGTCGGCTTCAGCGAGAGCGGCTCGTTGGTCATCACGGTCATCACGTCCGTGGTGAACATCGCGACCACGCTGATCGCCATCGCCAGCGTCGACCGCTTCGGCCGGCGGCCGCTGCTGCTCATCGGCTCGGTCGGGATGGCGGTCACCCTCGGCACGCTGGCGGTCGTCTTCGGCACCGCACCGCTGAACGCCGAGGGCGCCCCGGTGCTGTCGGACGTCACCGGGCCCATCGCGCTGATCGCGGCGAACCTCTTCGTGGTCGCGTTCGGCATGTCGTGGGGGCCGGTGGTGTGGGTGCTGCTGGGGGAGGCGTTCCCGAACCGGATCCGCGCCGCAGCGCTGGCCTTCGCCGCGTGCATGCAGTGGGTGGCCAACTGGCTGATCACGGTGAGCTTCCCGTCGCTCTCGGACATCTCCCTCAGCCTGGCGTACGGCCTCTACACCGTCTTCGCGGTGCTCTCCCTCATCTTCGTGCTGCGCTGGGTGCGGGAGACCAAGGGCGTGGAGCTGGAGGACATGCACGGCGACACCAGTGCCGTGGCCGCCGACGTCCGTCGCCCCGGCTGA
- a CDS encoding universal stress protein, producing the protein MRRYLVVANQTLGGRELREEIRQRVAAGDSSFYVLVPDTRAANYHVVPAAGGLVPMPSLATSYGGPGTDEEATEEARGRLSRMLAELAELGVEAEGHLGNPHPLEAVQEALRDHDFDEVIVATLPKRISRWLGSDVPHQIERRFGLPVTTVVGRA; encoded by the coding sequence ATGCGCAGGTATCTCGTGGTCGCGAACCAGACCCTGGGCGGGCGGGAGCTCCGGGAGGAGATCCGCCAGCGGGTGGCGGCGGGGGACTCGTCCTTCTACGTGCTCGTGCCCGACACCCGCGCGGCCAACTACCACGTCGTGCCGGCGGCCGGCGGCCTCGTGCCCATGCCGAGCCTGGCCACCAGCTACGGCGGGCCCGGGACCGACGAGGAGGCGACGGAGGAGGCCCGGGGGCGGCTGTCCCGGATGCTGGCCGAGCTCGCCGAGCTGGGTGTCGAGGCCGAGGGGCACCTGGGGAACCCCCATCCGCTGGAGGCCGTCCAGGAGGCCCTCAGGGACCACGACTTCGACGAGGTCATCGTGGCGACCCTGCCCAAGCGGATCTCGCGCTGGCTCGGCTCGGACGTCCCGCACCAGATCGAGCGCCGCTTCGGTCTGCCGGTCACGACGGTCGTCGGTCGCGCCTGA
- a CDS encoding DUF6186 family protein, producing the protein MSGTAAGVAGVVCLLLAGLAVEAWARCRPGPATAAQAVGAAMRTAAGRAAVLLAWLWLGVHLLAR; encoded by the coding sequence GTGAGCGGCACCGCGGCGGGCGTCGCCGGGGTCGTGTGCCTGCTCCTCGCCGGGCTGGCCGTCGAGGCCTGGGCCCGCTGCCGACCCGGCCCGGCGACCGCGGCCCAGGCGGTGGGCGCCGCCATGCGGACCGCTGCCGGTCGCGCCGCCGTCCTGCTCGCCTGGCTGTGGCTCGGCGTGCACCTCCTGGCCCGCTGA
- a CDS encoding CPBP family intramembrane glutamic endopeptidase yields the protein MHARPPGRARALAFAAPLVLVLGAWNNVVVPRLPGLPGSYVPVNVAATVVLLVAARAAGLSWRDLGLDRRRLTVGLRWGGLPAAVVAAGCAAGLAIPAVRPLFADARLAGADGGEVAYQVLVRIPLGTVLWEEVAFRGVLLAALARLVSLPAATAAAAVVFGFWHVRPTLSAVAANDLVDGPVLRGLAVVLGCAVTAAAGVLFTWLRLRSGSLLAPVLLHLATNTLGTLAAAAAHRLG from the coding sequence GTGCATGCTCGCCCACCCGGCCGTGCGAGAGCCCTCGCGTTCGCCGCACCGCTCGTCCTCGTCCTCGGCGCGTGGAACAACGTCGTCGTCCCGCGGCTGCCCGGCCTCCCCGGGTCCTACGTGCCGGTCAACGTGGCGGCGACGGTCGTGCTGCTCGTGGCGGCCCGCGCCGCCGGCCTCTCCTGGCGGGACCTGGGTCTCGACCGGCGGCGGCTGACGGTCGGACTGCGGTGGGGCGGGCTGCCCGCCGCCGTGGTGGCCGCGGGCTGTGCGGCCGGTCTGGCGATCCCGGCGGTCCGGCCGCTGTTCGCCGACGCGCGGCTCGCCGGGGCCGACGGCGGTGAGGTCGCGTACCAGGTGCTGGTGCGCATCCCGCTCGGCACGGTCCTGTGGGAGGAGGTCGCGTTCCGCGGCGTGCTGCTCGCGGCCCTGGCCCGGCTCGTGTCCCTGCCCGCCGCGACCGCGGCCGCGGCGGTGGTCTTCGGGTTCTGGCACGTCCGTCCCACGCTGAGCGCGGTGGCGGCCAACGACCTGGTCGACGGGCCGGTCCTGCGGGGTCTCGCCGTGGTCCTCGGCTGCGCGGTCACGGCCGCGGCGGGGGTCCTGTTCACCTGGCTGCGGCTGCGGAGCGGCAGCCTGCTGGCACCCGTCCTGCTGCACCTCGCGACGAACACCCTGGGCACTCTCGCGGCGGCCGCGGCGCACCGCCTCGGGTGA
- a CDS encoding GDSL-type esterase/lipase family protein — protein MPAAPPCYVALGDSISIDDYAGGPGRGGAGLLFRNRDDDFPDWRGRDLLSLDPATTFALLATDGATTRTLLQAQLPRLRALPARPTLVTLTIGGNDLLSVYGDTAGALEVVPRVAAAVDAALAELAGPLAPGGRVVVGTVYDPSDGTGDAAALGLPPWPDAVAAIGGLNEALRGVAARHGAAVADVAGAFHGHGLRAGDPSQHAARPAQRRLWFCDVIEPNAWGAGGVRAAFWAALHA, from the coding sequence GTGCCCGCCGCCCCGCCGTGCTACGTCGCCCTCGGCGACTCCATCTCCATCGACGACTACGCGGGCGGCCCCGGGCGGGGAGGCGCCGGCCTGCTGTTCCGCAACCGCGACGACGACTTCCCCGACTGGCGCGGCCGTGACCTCCTGTCCCTGGACCCGGCGACGACGTTCGCGTTGCTGGCCACGGACGGCGCGACGACCCGCACGCTCCTGCAGGCCCAGCTGCCCCGTCTCCGGGCGCTGCCGGCACGGCCCACGCTGGTCACCCTCACGATCGGTGGCAACGACCTGCTGTCGGTGTACGGGGACACGGCCGGGGCCCTCGAGGTGGTCCCCCGCGTGGCGGCGGCCGTCGACGCGGCCCTGGCCGAGCTCGCCGGTCCCCTGGCGCCGGGTGGACGGGTCGTCGTCGGCACCGTCTACGACCCGAGCGACGGGACCGGGGACGCCGCCGCCCTGGGGCTGCCGCCTTGGCCCGACGCCGTCGCGGCCATCGGCGGGCTCAACGAGGCGCTGCGCGGTGTCGCGGCGCGCCACGGTGCCGCGGTCGCCGACGTCGCCGGGGCCTTCCACGGCCACGGGCTCCGCGCGGGCGACCCGTCGCAGCACGCGGCACGGCCGGCGCAGCGGCGACTGTGGTTCTGCGACGTCATCGAGCCGAACGCCTGGGGGGCGGGAGGAGTCCGGGCGGCGTTCTGGGCGGCGCTGCACGCCTGA